GAGACTGGCATATCGGAAAGTAATATATCCAGGATTAGAAGTGGTAAAATAGAATTAGGAAGTATTTCGTTAGATAATGCAACTAAATTGTATGAATTTTATAAGAAGCATAAAGAGGATATAAAGCCCCCACAAGTGTGAGGGCTTTTTTTATTGCGTAGAAACATCATAAACACTAGTGTTAATTGTTTCTAATTTTGCTTCGATAAAACTCTTTAATCTAGGAATGTCTAACTCTTTAACTTCATCTTCGTAATAAATATATGTAAAATCCTCTTCGGTGTCATGTACTTTGATAATTCGTTTACCTACTTCTTCGTCAAATTCTGTACTTACTAATTCATATCTCATTTTTATCACCTCACTTTTTTACAGATTAGCATGAATTTGGTGAAAAATGACGTTTTATAGGTATATTGACACGTAATGTTCATATTTGTGTATCCAAAGAGTTATATTTAATGTAATAAAAGCTTGATTTTATAACGCACACGTTATACAATGAGTATATAGAAAGGAGGTGCAACGTGGAATACTTAGTAAAAATAATAGCCTTAGCAATATCGGTTCTAACTTTTCGTAAAATTTGGCTGTCCAACCAAAAGACTAAATTAGAGATCGAATTGCTAAAGCTAAAACTTAAACGGTCGAGACGAGGAGGTTAACTCCTCTCTCTCTTCCCTAAGTATATCACAAAAATATGTATTATATAATAATGTCTGGTTTGTGGGTTATCATTGCTCTTCTTGGTGTCAGAAAATTGTTTTTATTAAATACAAAAAGAAAACTAATAAAAGAAAAGGAGCGATTAGAAAATGAACGATCAAAATAATAACACTAAAACTGCTGCATCACAAGTGAAAGCATCAAGAAATTGGGAACAAAAGAATCGTAAAAAAGCAACTGTTGCTAGTTATCGACGTACAGCAAGGTCATTTATCAAAAACCATGCAGAACAAGATGATTTAGAGGAATTAAAAAATCTTATCGTTGAAAGAGAAAAGTTGTTAGGGGAATGAAGAAAAAGACCACTATTAATTTAAATAAGCCCCAATTAAGGGGCTTATTATTTTATAGATTACCTTTATTAAGTCTACGTTGTAACTCTTTAACCATAGCCGACGGATCACTGATAACTTTATCATATGGTGTACCTAAATACTTTTGCAGCATACCAACTGTATTAGGTCCTAACAATCCGTCTTGTGTTGCTCCGATTAATTTTTGTAATGCTTTTACAACTAGACTTCCTTTTTTTCCGTTACCAAAGTTAATACCACTAGCAAATGCATCAGTAGCTTGGTTGTGTACTTGATCGCTAATATAACTATCTGCTGTTGTGCCTAAATACACTTGCAACGCTTCGATTGTTTCTTCACCTGGTATGCCATCAACATCTAGATTTGCTTTTGTACTGGACTTAGTTGTAGTAGCTGACTTAACCTGCGTTTTTGACACTTCTGCAGTTTTTTCGCCCTCAACCATATTCAAGAAGTCGCCCCACGTAATACCGTCTTTACCAGCTCGTAATTGTGCTGGACAATTTTTATTGTACCAATCATGATGTTGTTTAACGTCATTGAGTGATAAGTTATGTTTGTCCAATAAATGTTTTACTAACTCCGCACCATTTTTAACAGCTTTTTCATAGTCACCATCGCTATTAATACATATTTCTACGTGTACGGATTGCGTATTACCTGGACCTTGGCCATCAGTTGCCGCCCAACATTTAACTTCATCTTCAAATGATTGATAAGATTCTTTGTCGTCAACTGAATAGTGCCAACTAGCTTCTCTAGGATTAAGCTTAGACTGTATGTTAGCGTGTGCTTCCGCATCGGCTCCTTTATTCGCATTGCCTGTTTGATGAACCGTTATATAGTTTACTGGATTTCCGTAACCATATGATCTTTTGTTTACAATACTAGATGGAACTAATTGTTTTATGA
The nucleotide sequence above comes from Paraliobacillus zengyii. Encoded proteins:
- a CDS encoding peptidoglycan recognition protein family protein is translated as MVNIIKQLVPSSIVNKRSYGYGNPVNYITVHQTGNANKGADAEAHANIQSKLNPREASWHYSVDDKESYQSFEDEVKCWAATDGQGPGNTQSVHVEICINSDGDYEKAVKNGAELVKHLLDKHNLSLNDVKQHHDWYNKNCPAQLRAGKDGITWGDFLNMVEGEKTAEVSKTQVKSATTTKSSTKANLDVDGIPGEETIEALQVYLGTTADSYISDQVHNQATDAFASGINFGNGKKGSLVVKALQKLIGATQDGLLGPNTVGMLQKYLGTPYDKVISDPSAMVKELQRRLNKGNL